From the genome of Miscanthus floridulus cultivar M001 chromosome 10, ASM1932011v1, whole genome shotgun sequence, one region includes:
- the LOC136489208 gene encoding uncharacterized protein, with translation MAFSDAVQWWEEWQLRILVLCSLFLQYFLFIAASLRKRCLPPWFKFLTWLAYLASDAVAIYALATLFNRHKRQEWLSTHRNSASLEVLWAPILLLHLGGQDGITAYNIEDNELWRRHVLTAVSQITVAIYVFRKSWSGEKRLLQAAILIFVPGILKCLEKPFALKSASIHSIGDTSNKTWVERMFEDESKDNDIKSLDDYVEAASTYVQGDHAGETAETEVNDKPYNQFVDLAFPYSDRLKNLKYMMQKKNKAHRRLRSRLSNTFDRLYTKHEMTTGGDWNICDLTSKNYSGNLLRRVVVYLTFAAIALFHKSHRQNYDDTDVKITYTLLCCTAALEFIIYDFKPYFDCFNYRTWPDLVAQYNLLWYLARNRKHRRLLLICRDYIDEIWCMKPCQSSSDITELVFDHVVNHGWKNRIKDAATFHEFNNNRGQQTLQREGCNEGKPLESLQRPFDESVILWHLATDFCFFHHRMDAAGKSASGGHGDGDARRRSSREISNYMAYLLFTNPEMLMPGSRRSLFKDAYEKLKKMAGDEDDSTSSPIPNGTVPTQKKTKKPSLLDEQQMIASQIMQKLQSAKEGSEGLVLGAWFLAQELMGIAAGKDDDDGLEGEEKMWRVIQGVWVEMLCFSAGRCRGFLHAKSLGKGGEYLSYVWMLMSFLGMETLAERLQRTELHVQGDMGATRPMTPAASEMPTPTGNDNV, from the exons ATGGCTTTCTCGGATGCAGTGCAGTGGTGGGAGGAGTGGCAGTTGCGCATCCTTGTCCTATGCAGCCTCTTCCTTCAATACTTCCTCTTCATCGCCGCATCCTTGCGTAAGCGTTGTCTCCCTCCTTGGTTCAAATTCTTAACCTGGCTCGCCTACCTAGCTAGCGATGCCGTAGCTATATACGCACTTGCCACCCTATTCAATCGTCACAAAAGGCAAGAATGGCTATCCACTCACCGCAATAGCGCTAGCTTGGAGGTGTTGTGGGCACCTATACTTTTGCTGCACCTTGGTGGGCAAGATGGCATAACGGCCTATAATATCGAGGACAATGAGCTGTGGAGGCGTCATGTTCTAACTGCCGTGTCTCAG ATTACTGTAGCCATCTACGTGTTCCGCAAGTCATGGTCAGGGGAGAAGAGATTATTGCAGGCCGCAATCTTGATCTTTGTTCCCGGTATTCTCAAATGCTTGGAGAAGCCATTCGCTCTCAAGAGCGCTAGCATCCACAGCATTGGGGACACCTCCAACAAGACATGGGTGGAGAGGATGTTCGAAGACGAGAGTAAGGACAACGACATCAAATCGCTGGACGACTATGTGGAAGCTGCATCTACGTACGTTCAGGGGGACCATGCAGGCGAAACAGCTGAAACGGAAGTGAATGACAAGCCCTACAACCAATTCGTAGACCTTGCCTTCCCTTACTCTGATCGGCTTAAGAATCTAAAGTACAtgatgcaaaaaaaaaacaaagcgcATCGTCGGCTGCGGTCCCGCCTCTCCAACACCTTCGATCGCCTCTACACCAAGCACGAAATGACGACGGGCGGTGATTGGAACATCTGTGACTTGACCAGCAAAAATTATTCGGGTAATCTGCTACGGCGCGTGGTTGTGTATCTGACGTTTGCGGCCATTGCGCTCTTCCACAAGAGCCATAGACAAAACTACGACGACACCGACGTCAAGATCACCTACACATTGCTGTGCTGCACCGCCGCTCTGGAGTTCATTATATACGACTTCAAGCCGTACTTTGATTGCTTCAATTACAGGACTTGGCCTGACCTTGTTGCCCAGTACAATCTCCTATGGTACTTGGCCCGCAACAGGAAGCACAGGAGGCTCCTGCTGATCTGCAGGGACTACATCGACGAAATCTGGTGCATGAAGCCGTGCCAGTCTTCCAGCGACATCACCGAGCTCGTCTTCGACCATGTCGTCAACCATGGGTGGAAGAACCGCATCAAGGACGCGGCCACCTTCCATGAGTTCAACAACAACCGGGGCCAGCAGACTCTCCAGCGCGAGGGCTGCAACGAGGGCAAGCCGCTGGAGAGCCTGCAGAGGCCATTCGATGAGAGTGTCATCCTCTGGCACCTCGCCACCGATTTCTGCTTCTTCCACCACCGCATGGACGCCGCAGGCAAGTCAGCTTCCGGTGGCCATGGAGATGGAGAcgcccgccgccgcagcagcagggAGATCTCCAACTACATGGCCTACCTGCTGTTCACCAACCCAGAGATGCTGATGCCCGGCTCCAGGCGGAGCCTGTTCAAGGACGCCTACGAGAAGCTCAAGAAAAtggccggggacgaggacgacaGCACCTCGTCACCAATTCCAAATGGGACGGTACCCACACAGAAGAAGACGAAGAAGCCGTCACTGCTGGACGAGCAACAGATGATTGCCTCTCAGATCATGCAGAAGCTACAGAGCGCCAAGGAGGGTTCAGAAGGTTTGGTTCTTGGCGCCTGGTTCCTCGCCCAAGAGCTCATGGGTATAGCAGCAGGCAAGGACGATGACGACGGGctggaaggggaggagaagatgTGGAGGGTGATCCAGGGCGTGTGGGTGGAGATGCTCTGCTTCTCTGCCGGCAGGTGCCGAGGTTTTCTGCATGCCAAGAGCCTAGGCAAGGGTGGGGAGTACCTCTCCTACGTCTGGATGCTCATGTCCTTCCTTGGCATGGAGACACTGGCGGAGAGGCTGCAGAGGACGGAGCTGCACGTACAGGGAGACATGGGCGCCACCCGCCCGATGACGCCGGCTGCATCTGAGATGCCAACGCCAACCGGCAACGACAATGTTTGA